One part of the Sporosarcina ureae genome encodes these proteins:
- a CDS encoding pentapeptide repeat-containing protein, translated as MKRNQPKIPDHLLSVQLQDVRHDEDPFLQNACIVDERLDGQEIERVQLTSMLIKNSSFQGASLPELFVTDVRFENCDFSNADLTGISIHRVSFHNCKMLGVNFTNSRFTDVLFEECICNLSAFVHAKWERVWFDKCLVKDADFFDCKLKHTYFIESNLDSASFDETPLKGVEIKTSEFESMTVSLKELEGCIVSSLQAIQFASMLGLDIRDE; from the coding sequence ATGAAGCGCAATCAACCAAAAATTCCTGATCACTTACTATCCGTACAGCTACAGGATGTACGACATGATGAAGATCCCTTTTTGCAGAATGCATGTATAGTCGATGAAAGACTAGATGGACAAGAAATTGAGCGTGTTCAATTAACTAGCATGCTTATTAAGAATTCAAGTTTTCAAGGAGCCTCTCTACCTGAACTTTTTGTTACAGATGTTCGGTTTGAAAACTGTGATTTTTCTAATGCGGACTTGACCGGTATAAGCATTCATCGAGTAAGCTTTCATAATTGCAAAATGCTAGGCGTGAACTTTACAAATTCTCGATTCACAGATGTCTTGTTTGAGGAATGTATATGCAATCTTTCTGCGTTTGTTCATGCGAAATGGGAAAGGGTCTGGTTCGACAAATGTCTCGTTAAAGATGCAGATTTCTTTGATTGTAAACTGAAACATACCTACTTTATAGAAAGCAATCTGGATTCTGCTAGTTTTGATGAAACCCCATTGAAAGGTGTGGAGATTAAGACTTCAGAATTCGAAAGTATGACTGTATCATTAAAAGAATTAGAAGGTTGTATTGTATCTTCTTTGCAAGCAATTCAATTCGCCTCAATGTTGGGGTTAGATATCCGCGATGAATAA
- a CDS encoding GNAT family N-acetyltransferase, which yields MFVHQVSEDISLKLVGQKDAEVLFALVDESREHLREWLPWVDSMTDADQYGPIIEAWLQQFAEEDGFQAGILYKGDLAGFAGFHSVNYVNKQTSIGFWLAEAYQGKGIMHAVVSSLLDYAFDEYNVHRVEIRCGTENKRSRAIPERLGFKKEGIIRDGEYLYDHYHDLIVYSMLEDDWKKHRKS from the coding sequence ATGTTCGTGCATCAAGTATCAGAGGATATTTCATTAAAACTTGTAGGACAGAAAGACGCAGAAGTGTTATTTGCCTTGGTTGATGAGTCAAGAGAACATTTGCGGGAGTGGTTGCCGTGGGTGGATTCCATGACTGATGCGGATCAGTACGGTCCTATTATTGAAGCTTGGTTACAGCAGTTTGCTGAAGAAGATGGATTTCAAGCGGGGATTCTGTATAAAGGAGACCTAGCTGGCTTCGCAGGATTTCATTCAGTAAACTATGTAAATAAGCAAACAAGTATTGGTTTTTGGCTAGCAGAGGCATATCAAGGAAAAGGTATTATGCATGCCGTGGTCTCCTCACTGCTTGACTATGCTTTTGACGAATACAATGTACATCGCGTAGAAATTCGCTGTGGTACGGAAAATAAAAGAAGTCGAGCGATTCCTGAACGATTAGGGTTTAAGAAAGAAGGAATCATTCGTGATGGCGAGTACTTGTATGATCATTATCATGACTTAATTGTATATAGTATGCTTGAAGATGATTGGAAAAAGCACAGGAAATCTTGA
- a CDS encoding YcxB family protein, with protein MEIEYELTEEDVVAFNLYHVKHSKVGKNSLQWQRYISPLIFLLFAYFLSVFTDMPRGPLFATFGLTAILWVMLYPKYFYFHITRQVGKMLKAGKNEGLVGKHSMKMNKAGINDKTVVGETNVQWIGVKDLIEDAEYFYIYISTVSAYIIPKRDVYSTEGLKAYVQKRINA; from the coding sequence ATGGAGATTGAGTATGAATTGACCGAGGAAGATGTTGTTGCATTTAATCTATACCATGTGAAACATTCCAAGGTGGGAAAAAACTCACTACAGTGGCAACGATATATATCCCCACTCATATTTTTATTGTTTGCTTACTTTTTGTCTGTTTTTACAGACATGCCAAGAGGCCCGCTGTTTGCAACGTTTGGTTTGACCGCTATTTTATGGGTGATGTTATATCCAAAGTATTTCTATTTCCACATCACGCGACAAGTTGGTAAGATGCTGAAAGCTGGAAAAAATGAAGGTCTTGTTGGAAAACATTCAATGAAAATGAATAAGGCGGGTATAAATGATAAAACAGTAGTTGGTGAAACGAATGTACAGTGGATTGGTGTAAAGGATCTGATTGAAGATGCTGAGTACTTTTATATTTACATTAGTACTGTTAGCGCATATATTATACCGAAACGTGATGTCTATTCAACAGAAGGTTTAAAAGCTTATGTACAAAAACGAATAAATGCATAA
- a CDS encoding ABC transporter ATP-binding protein: MTKILEVKDLELSFHTFAGEVKAIRGVNFDLHKGETLAIVGESGSGKSVTTKSIMRLLPESSAEYKNGEILFEGKDLTKIPEKDMQKIRGKDISMIFQDPMTSLNPTMTIGRQIMEPILKHQKLNKSAARKQTIELLNLVGIPNAENRYKMYPHQFSGGQRQRIVIAIALACNPKVLIADEPTTALDVTIQAQILELMKEIQRKTDTSIIFITHDLGVVANVADRVAVMYGGRIVEIGTVDEIFYNPQHPYTWGLLSSMPSMDLADQKLYAIPGTPPDLLNPPKGDAFALRSEYAMKIDMERRAPFFKVSDTHYAATWLLHPQAPQVEPPALVIERMKTFKGSRYYVEQTGGTV, encoded by the coding sequence TTGACAAAAATATTAGAAGTAAAAGACCTCGAGCTTTCCTTCCATACATTTGCAGGTGAAGTGAAAGCTATCCGTGGTGTAAACTTTGATTTACACAAAGGTGAAACGCTCGCAATCGTAGGTGAGTCGGGATCAGGTAAATCGGTAACAACGAAATCGATCATGCGACTTCTTCCAGAGTCGAGTGCTGAATATAAAAATGGAGAAATTTTATTTGAAGGAAAAGATCTAACGAAGATCCCTGAAAAAGATATGCAAAAGATTCGTGGGAAAGACATTTCGATGATCTTCCAGGATCCAATGACTTCATTAAACCCGACTATGACAATTGGTAGACAAATTATGGAACCTATCTTAAAACATCAGAAGCTGAACAAGTCAGCAGCACGCAAGCAAACGATTGAGCTATTGAATCTTGTAGGCATTCCTAATGCGGAAAATCGTTATAAAATGTATCCGCATCAATTTTCGGGCGGACAACGCCAGCGTATCGTTATTGCAATTGCGCTAGCATGTAATCCGAAAGTGTTGATCGCAGATGAGCCAACTACGGCACTAGATGTAACGATTCAAGCGCAGATTCTAGAGTTAATGAAAGAAATCCAGAGGAAGACAGATACGTCTATCATATTTATCACGCACGATCTAGGCGTTGTAGCAAACGTTGCAGACCGTGTAGCTGTTATGTATGGTGGTCGAATTGTTGAAATAGGCACTGTGGATGAAATCTTCTATAATCCACAGCACCCATACACTTGGGGCTTGCTAAGCTCTATGCCATCCATGGATTTAGCGGATCAAAAACTTTATGCAATTCCGGGAACACCGCCTGATTTATTGAATCCTCCAAAAGGTGATGCTTTCGCGTTGCGGAGCGAATATGCCATGAAGATTGATATGGAACGTCGGGCTCCGTTCTTTAAAGTGAGTGATACACATTACGCTGCGACATGGTTATTGCACCCACAAGCACCACAGGTTGAACCGCCAGCGCTTGTTATTGAACGTATGAAAACATTTAAGGGTAGCCGGTACTATGTTGAACAGACGGGAGGTACTGTGTGA
- a CDS encoding histidine phosphatase family protein, producing MTIVGFVRHGVTAWNKEGRAQGSSNIPLDEEGIEAAKMLASRLADEDWDIIFTSPMTRAKQTADLLAEQSGIEVIEDQRLRERSGGMIEGTTEQERQQKWGPLWKELDLQFETGESVVARGLEFVNEQVQKYPNQRLLFVSHGSFIKRIVVALLEDENYAVKIDNTSLTVIDVEKKSCVLLNDTAHLAGGTDGD from the coding sequence TTGACCATCGTAGGTTTTGTTCGACACGGTGTGACTGCTTGGAATAAAGAAGGCCGCGCACAAGGGAGTTCGAATATTCCTTTGGACGAAGAGGGGATAGAGGCCGCGAAGATGTTAGCATCACGCTTGGCAGATGAAGATTGGGATATCATTTTCACGAGCCCGATGACTCGCGCTAAACAAACAGCGGATCTACTTGCAGAGCAGTCCGGGATAGAAGTTATAGAAGATCAACGTCTGCGTGAGCGAAGTGGTGGAATGATTGAAGGCACGACGGAACAAGAACGCCAGCAGAAGTGGGGACCACTGTGGAAGGAATTGGATTTGCAGTTTGAGACTGGAGAGAGTGTAGTGGCTAGAGGTCTTGAATTTGTGAATGAACAGGTTCAAAAGTATCCTAATCAGCGTCTACTCTTCGTCAGTCATGGAAGTTTTATTAAACGAATAGTTGTTGCATTGTTGGAAGATGAAAATTATGCTGTAAAGATCGATAACACTTCCTTAACAGTGATAGATGTAGAAAAGAAAAGTTGTGTATTGTTGAATGATACGGCACACTTAGCAGGAGGAACAGATGGAGATTGA
- the msrA gene encoding peptide-methionine (S)-S-oxide reductase MsrA yields MLTISEMEKELVQNREMETATFGMGCFWGPEARFGSLQGVIRTRVGYAGGTTVAPTYKTIGDHTETVEIDYDPKIISYEEILLHFWRNHYPNRDQYKGQQYVSSLRYRTDQQKQMIIQVKNEMEKELGEQIETEITRLEQFTLAEARHQKYYLKRYPNVLEQLHPLYTSEESLTDSTFAARLNGFVKGFSTRDQVLTEIESWPLQASARQHLIRQFLQLKW; encoded by the coding sequence TTGCTAACTATCAGTGAAATGGAAAAAGAACTAGTACAGAACAGGGAAATGGAAACTGCAACATTTGGAATGGGCTGCTTTTGGGGTCCTGAAGCACGCTTCGGTAGCTTACAGGGGGTAATAAGGACAAGGGTGGGCTATGCAGGCGGTACTACGGTTGCCCCCACTTATAAGACAATCGGAGATCATACTGAAACCGTGGAAATCGATTACGATCCGAAGATTATTTCATACGAAGAAATACTACTTCATTTTTGGCGTAATCACTATCCTAATCGAGATCAATATAAAGGACAACAATACGTCTCTTCATTGCGTTATCGTACTGATCAACAAAAACAGATGATTATTCAAGTGAAAAATGAAATGGAGAAGGAGCTTGGGGAGCAGATTGAAACGGAAATCACGCGATTAGAACAATTCACACTAGCTGAAGCACGTCATCAGAAATACTATTTGAAGCGCTACCCAAATGTTTTGGAGCAGTTACATCCTCTATATACTTCTGAAGAGTCGTTAACGGATTCAACATTTGCTGCTAGATTGAATGGTTTCGTCAAAGGATTTAGCACACGAGATCAAGTTTTGACCGAAATTGAAAGCTGGCCACTACAGGCAAGTGCACGTCAACATCTCATTCGACAGTTTTTGCAATTAAAGTGGTGA
- the opp3b gene encoding oligopeptide ABC transporter permease: MVKYIGKRIVYMFITLFLIATASFFLMQTLPGSPIASYNKLNDTQKAIVEKKYGIDKPKPVQYAIYMKNLAKGDLGTSFVFKGKSVNDLLAKRLKPSLILGAQAMVFGTIVGILLGMLAALKHNTFWDYGSTFLAILGISIPSFVFASLLQYWIASEWHLLPVGLWNDGWKSSVLPSLALAMGPLALSARFIRTEMIEVLNSDYIILAKAKGANGFEIAFKHAFRNALIPLITVLGPLAAGLVTGSLVVEQIFAIPGIGEQFVSSIMTNDHATIMGTTLMFSAFLIVVIFIVDILYGVIDPRIRVSGGKG; the protein is encoded by the coding sequence GTGGTTAAGTATATTGGAAAACGCATAGTATATATGTTTATAACGCTATTTTTAATTGCAACTGCCTCTTTTTTCCTCATGCAGACATTGCCTGGTTCACCAATTGCTTCTTACAATAAGTTGAATGATACACAAAAAGCGATTGTTGAAAAGAAATATGGGATCGATAAGCCTAAGCCTGTGCAGTATGCAATCTATATGAAAAATTTGGCTAAAGGTGACTTGGGGACGTCCTTTGTATTTAAAGGTAAGAGTGTCAACGACTTATTGGCTAAAAGATTGAAACCTTCTTTAATCTTGGGAGCGCAAGCGATGGTCTTCGGGACCATTGTCGGTATCCTGCTTGGTATGCTTGCAGCATTAAAGCATAATACATTTTGGGATTACGGAAGCACCTTCTTGGCAATACTAGGTATTTCTATTCCTTCCTTTGTATTTGCATCATTGTTGCAATATTGGATTGCTTCAGAGTGGCATCTATTACCGGTCGGTTTGTGGAATGACGGTTGGAAGTCAAGTGTCCTGCCATCGCTTGCACTCGCTATGGGGCCACTAGCCCTATCCGCGCGCTTTATACGGACTGAGATGATAGAAGTATTGAATTCAGATTATATTATTTTAGCAAAAGCAAAAGGTGCCAATGGGTTTGAAATTGCTTTCAAACACGCATTCCGAAACGCATTAATACCTTTAATCACGGTCCTCGGACCACTTGCAGCTGGCTTGGTAACCGGTTCACTTGTAGTAGAACAAATTTTTGCTATTCCAGGAATTGGTGAGCAATTCGTATCGTCTATCATGACGAATGACCATGCCACGATCATGGGTACGACATTAATGTTCTCAGCCTTCCTCATAGTAGTTATTTTTATTGTGGATATTTTATACGGGGTCATCGATCCACGTATCCGCGTGTCTGGAGGTAAGGGATAA
- the opp3C gene encoding oligopeptide ABC transporter permease has product MRIENEQEKLTPEDFERVTIDAHHSERIEKPSLSFWQDAWLGLRKNKAAIVSMVVLLLVILMALIGPHLNGHAGDTQNLRHANLPPKIPGIEATGLFDGDGKLAGKTVNLYEMKKVDEYYWFGTDGLGRDLFTRLWEGSRVSLFIAFVAAAIDMVIGVAYGGISGYFGGRTDDIMQRIVEILIGIPTLIVVILMIMIMDPGITAIIVAITITGWIGMSRIVRAQTLKYKSQEFVLASRTLGAKDGKIITKHLLPNMLGIIIINTMFTIPNAIFFEAFLSFIGIGLQPPAASLGTLINDGYKVMENQPYVLLFPAIVISVLMIAFNLIGDGLRDALDPKMKD; this is encoded by the coding sequence ATGCGTATTGAAAACGAACAAGAAAAATTAACACCAGAAGATTTTGAGCGAGTGACAATTGACGCGCATCATTCCGAACGTATAGAGAAACCAAGTTTGAGTTTCTGGCAAGATGCATGGTTAGGACTCCGTAAAAATAAAGCAGCTATTGTCAGTATGGTCGTTCTTCTGTTAGTTATACTGATGGCATTAATCGGTCCACATTTAAATGGGCATGCGGGTGACACGCAAAACTTACGTCACGCCAACTTACCACCTAAAATTCCTGGTATTGAAGCAACAGGACTATTTGATGGGGACGGTAAATTAGCTGGAAAAACTGTCAATCTATATGAAATGAAGAAAGTTGATGAGTACTATTGGTTTGGTACAGATGGACTTGGTCGTGATTTATTTACACGACTTTGGGAAGGTTCTCGTGTATCACTATTCATCGCATTTGTAGCCGCGGCTATTGATATGGTTATAGGGGTAGCTTATGGTGGGATTTCCGGATACTTTGGTGGACGGACAGACGACATCATGCAACGGATTGTTGAGATATTGATCGGTATACCTACATTAATTGTCGTCATTTTGATGATTATGATCATGGACCCAGGAATAACTGCGATAATTGTCGCCATCACCATAACCGGTTGGATAGGGATGTCGCGGATTGTACGAGCACAGACATTAAAATATAAATCCCAGGAGTTCGTTTTGGCTTCACGTACGCTAGGTGCCAAAGATGGCAAAATCATTACAAAGCACTTGTTGCCGAATATGCTTGGAATTATTATCATCAATACAATGTTCACGATTCCAAATGCCATTTTCTTTGAGGCATTTCTAAGCTTTATTGGAATTGGACTCCAGCCACCAGCTGCTTCATTAGGTACATTGATCAATGACGGATATAAAGTGATGGAGAATCAACCATACGTCTTATTGTTCCCGGCTATTGTTATCAGTGTTCTTATGATTGCATTTAACTTGATTGGTGATGGACTGCGTGATGCACTAGATCCTAAAATGAAAGATTAA
- a CDS encoding DinB family protein — protein sequence MEINDQARKELLAQVEKLSDEEINKKPSENEWSVKQLLQHLYLMEGGVTKTIQKQLASDEQNITTDKPIQLTVDRSTKVDAPDFATPTDDYSTLAELKSKLSATHTALREVADSATEDQLAVKSYPHPVFGEMSLTQWIPFVGYHELRHIEQIKEVKNQIGI from the coding sequence ATGGAAATTAATGATCAAGCACGTAAAGAACTATTAGCGCAAGTAGAAAAGTTATCAGATGAAGAGATCAATAAAAAGCCTTCCGAAAACGAATGGTCCGTCAAACAACTTTTACAACATCTGTATTTGATGGAAGGTGGAGTCACTAAAACTATTCAGAAGCAGCTAGCTTCCGATGAGCAGAATATCACAACAGACAAGCCGATTCAGCTTACAGTAGATCGATCAACCAAAGTAGATGCACCTGACTTCGCTACACCGACAGATGACTATTCTACGCTAGCTGAATTAAAGTCTAAGCTTTCCGCTACTCATACCGCTTTACGTGAAGTTGCCGATAGTGCAACAGAAGATCAATTAGCAGTGAAATCTTATCCGCACCCTGTTTTTGGTGAAATGAGCCTTACACAGTGGATTCCATTTGTCGGTTATCACGAGTTGCGTCATATTGAACAAATTAAAGAAGTTAAAAATCAAATCGGTATCTGA
- a CDS encoding ABC transporter ATP-binding protein, giving the protein MSDNLIEVRNLKQYFNAGKSTEVRAIDDISFTIKRGETFGLVGESGCGKSTTGRTMIRLYDATAGQVLYNGVDVHAPKSKKENHVLNRKMQMIFQDPYASLNPRMKVLDIIAEGLDIHGLVKGKADRKQRVIDLLETVGLNREHAERYPHEFSGGQRQRIGIARALAVDPEFIIADEPISALDVSIQAQVVNLLKELQEEKGLTYLFIAHDLSMVKYISDRIGVMYFGKLVEMAPADELYRNPMHAYTKSLLSAIPLPDPVYERSRVRHPYNPKDHQYEPEDKVEFREVAPEHFVLCSEKEFNEMQVARV; this is encoded by the coding sequence ATGTCAGATAATTTAATTGAAGTACGTAATTTGAAACAATATTTTAACGCTGGGAAATCAACTGAAGTACGTGCGATTGATGACATTAGCTTCACTATTAAACGTGGTGAAACATTCGGTTTAGTAGGGGAGTCAGGTTGCGGTAAGTCCACAACAGGTCGTACTATGATCCGATTATATGACGCGACAGCGGGTCAAGTTCTTTACAATGGTGTAGATGTACACGCACCGAAAAGTAAAAAGGAAAATCACGTATTGAATAGAAAGATGCAAATGATTTTCCAAGATCCTTACGCTTCATTGAATCCGAGAATGAAAGTGCTAGATATTATCGCTGAAGGACTCGATATACATGGTCTAGTAAAAGGCAAAGCAGACCGCAAGCAACGAGTAATTGATTTGCTTGAAACTGTTGGGTTGAATCGTGAACACGCTGAACGTTACCCCCATGAGTTCTCAGGTGGTCAGCGTCAACGTATCGGAATTGCTCGTGCATTAGCCGTAGATCCCGAATTCATCATTGCGGATGAGCCAATATCGGCACTCGACGTTTCTATTCAAGCACAAGTTGTAAACTTGTTGAAGGAATTACAGGAAGAGAAAGGCTTGACATATTTATTCATTGCCCATGATTTATCAATGGTTAAATATATCTCCGATCGCATTGGTGTAATGTACTTTGGTAAACTGGTAGAGATGGCTCCAGCGGATGAATTATACCGAAATCCGATGCATGCTTATACGAAGTCTCTACTGTCAGCAATTCCTTTACCGGACCCAGTTTATGAGCGGTCACGTGTACGCCATCCGTATAATCCGAAAGATCATCAATACGAACCAGAGGATAAAGTGGAATTTCGTGAAGTTGCTCCTGAACACTTTGTTTTGTGCTCAGAAAAAGAATTTAACGAGATGCAAGTTGCACGTGTATAA
- a CDS encoding PAS domain-containing protein has protein sequence MEALINGSRVSAIVTDASQDDNPIIFVNKTFETMTGFTEDEVLGRNCRFLQGEDTDPSTVMKIRRAVAERNPLTVVIKNYKKDGSLFWNRLSIRPITIEGKNFFIGTQTDVSVQYKQIEELHSKDHEIEQLMLPIMMIYDNLAAVSLIGQMNEERFDLLIEKLSSFVHSQAVDHVMVDVTGLYWHEETSIERLLEIQQVLELMGSSLYVTGVSPDLARKLVAAKDPNQELKTYSSIQQAIFYIDRK, from the coding sequence ATGGAAGCGTTAATTAACGGAAGTAGAGTTTCAGCAATCGTGACAGATGCATCACAAGACGACAATCCTATAATTTTTGTGAATAAAACGTTCGAAACTATGACGGGCTTTACCGAAGATGAGGTATTGGGGCGAAATTGCAGATTTCTACAAGGAGAGGATACGGATCCGTCTACTGTGATGAAAATTAGAAGGGCGGTAGCAGAAAGAAATCCTCTTACAGTTGTGATAAAAAACTATAAAAAGGATGGTAGTCTATTTTGGAATCGCTTAAGCATCCGTCCTATCACTATTGAAGGAAAGAATTTCTTTATTGGAACACAGACAGACGTTTCTGTACAATACAAACAAATAGAAGAGCTTCACAGCAAAGATCATGAGATTGAACAGCTTATGCTTCCTATTATGATGATTTACGATAATTTGGCAGCTGTTTCGTTGATCGGTCAGATGAATGAAGAACGATTTGATTTGCTAATCGAGAAGTTAAGTAGTTTTGTCCACTCTCAAGCAGTGGATCATGTAATGGTTGATGTTACGGGTCTCTATTGGCATGAAGAAACTTCTATAGAGCGTCTTTTGGAAATACAACAAGTTCTGGAGCTTATGGGCAGCAGTTTATATGTCACGGGAGTCTCTCCAGATCTAGCGCGTAAGTTGGTGGCAGCTAAAGATCCGAATCAAGAGTTGAAAACATATTCAAGTATTCAGCAAGCAATTTTTTATATCGATAGAAAATAA
- a CDS encoding MFS transporter, producing the protein MKKESITLGLLLTNLLIAFLGIGLVIPVMPRLMNELHITGTVVGYMVAVFAMAQLLVSPLSGRWVDTFGRKKMIVIGLIIFSSSEFLFGVGQTLPVLFASRILGGISAAFIMPAVTAFIADITTMETRSKALGFMSAAISTGFILGPGIGGFLAGYGTRVPFFFAGGLALVAAIFSFIALREPERYQEAVAEDVTKPGLKRIFARHYFIVFIIILILSFGLASFESIFSLFVDHKFGFTPKDIAIIITGSGLVGAVAQVLLFDKLARTIGEKRLIFFCLIFSSILVFLATFVQSYFAVLAVTMIIFVGFDLIRPAATSYLSKVAGNEQGFVGGMNSMFTSIGNVFGPIIGGALFDVDVDYPFYFGAFVLMLGVALNYLWIKRTPAFRPNI; encoded by the coding sequence ATGAAAAAGGAATCTATCACATTAGGGCTATTGTTGACGAATTTACTGATCGCCTTTTTAGGAATTGGATTAGTCATTCCTGTCATGCCTAGATTAATGAATGAATTACATATAACAGGTACAGTGGTGGGCTATATGGTGGCAGTCTTTGCCATGGCGCAGTTGCTAGTTTCTCCTTTATCAGGGAGATGGGTCGATACATTTGGTCGAAAAAAGATGATTGTCATTGGCTTGATCATTTTTAGTTCATCAGAGTTTTTATTTGGAGTAGGACAAACATTGCCAGTGCTGTTTGCTTCCCGAATTTTGGGTGGAATCAGTGCGGCTTTCATTATGCCAGCCGTTACAGCGTTTATTGCGGATATTACGACGATGGAAACGCGCTCTAAAGCGCTCGGTTTTATGTCTGCCGCGATTTCCACAGGCTTTATATTAGGGCCGGGTATTGGTGGGTTTTTAGCTGGATATGGTACGCGGGTTCCTTTCTTCTTTGCAGGTGGACTCGCCTTGGTCGCAGCAATTTTTTCTTTTATCGCTTTGCGTGAACCAGAACGATATCAAGAAGCAGTTGCAGAGGATGTAACTAAGCCTGGATTAAAGAGGATTTTTGCCCGTCATTATTTCATCGTTTTTATCATTATTTTAATACTATCTTTTGGTCTCGCATCGTTTGAATCGATTTTTAGTTTGTTTGTGGATCATAAATTTGGATTTACACCAAAAGATATTGCGATCATCATTACAGGGAGCGGTCTAGTTGGGGCTGTTGCGCAAGTACTATTATTCGATAAGCTTGCCAGGACAATAGGGGAGAAACGTTTGATTTTCTTTTGTCTGATATTTTCTTCGATTTTAGTCTTCCTCGCGACGTTCGTACAGAGTTATTTTGCTGTATTGGCCGTTACGATGATCATCTTTGTAGGGTTTGATTTAATACGACCTGCAGCAACTTCTTATTTATCTAAAGTTGCTGGCAATGAACAAGGATTTGTTGGCGGTATGAACTCGATGTTCACTAGTATTGGAAATGTGTTTGGACCCATTATAGGTGGAGCGTTGTTCGATGTCGATGTGGATTATCCTTTCTATTTCGGTGCATTTGTATTAATGCTTGGAGTAGCACTTAATTATCTATGGATAAAAAGAACACCAGCTTTCAGACCTAATATCTAG